The proteins below come from a single Triticum aestivum cultivar Chinese Spring chromosome 5D, IWGSC CS RefSeq v2.1, whole genome shotgun sequence genomic window:
- the LOC123124537 gene encoding exocyst complex component EXO70B1-like has product MDSRNQAPQKSSSFSSASSNKAREVDRNLSLGSLRHGDHDRMGSAGATWEQIKEECEDDEEDGCGDPGVSELSGEIDAFIAGLNGQAPLSLPEATLEKFAAAVELQIAHTENSRDKWANGEPPVLAAIARISALASALAKNPEASSKYASGAHRVTAVLQRAMAFLEDEFHALLEPKSDTCKLIRRPPSFEQGGHEADRCVLRPPDTAPAAGEPKPPYTPETVERLRSIADVMVDAGYVTECTQMLLVARRNAFDASVRALGYEKSSIDVVVRMTWEALETEIVTWIKAFRHTINVGLSTEHDLCGRVFSSSHASVGRGVFADLARCIMLHMLNFTEAVAMTRHSAEKLFKVLDMYEAVRDSSPVIDAFLSASADDGSANGNALADLKTEIAAARSRIGESAASIFCELESSIRADAGKQPVPGGAVHPLTRYVMNYLKYTCEYNSTLEQVFREHRRNDAVDGEENNPFAAQLMEVMELLQGNLEGKSRLYKDPALSSIFLMNNGRYMLQKIRGSPETNAMLGETWARKQSTNLRQYHKNYQRETWNRVLTLLRDDGVLTVKGHVQKTLLKERFKQFNSAMDDIQKTQGAWVVSDEQLQSELRVSIAAVVVPAYRSFLGRFAQTFSAGRQAEKYVKLSAEDLEGIIDELFDGNPSSMSRRRT; this is encoded by the coding sequence ATGGACAGCCGGAATCAGGCGCCGCAGAAGTCCAGCAGCTTCTCCTCGGCCTCCAGCAACAAGGCCCGGGAGGTCGACCGCAACCTCTCCCTCGGCAGCCTCCGGCATGGCGACCACGACCGGATGGGCTCCGCCGGCGCCACCTGGGAGCAGATCAAGGAGGAgtgcgaggacgacgaggaggacggcTGCGGCGACCCGGGCGTGTCCGAGTTGTCGGGGGAGATCGACGCGTTTATCGCGGGCCTGAACGGCCAAGCACCGCTGAGCCTCCCGGAGGCGACGCTCGAGAAGTTCGCCGCGGCCGTCGAGCTGCAGATCGCGCACACGGAGAACTCGCGGGATAAGTGGGCCAATGGCGAGCCGCCGGTGCTTGCGGCTATCGCGCGCATTTCGGCCCTCGCGTCCGCGCTCGCCAAGAACCCGGAGGCCAGCAGCAAGTACGCCTCCGGCGCGCACCGGGTCACCGCCGTGCTGCAGCGTGCCATGGCGTTCCTCGAGGACGAGTTCCACGCGCTGCTCGAGCCCAAGTCGGACACCTGCAAGTTGATAAGACGGCCGCCTTCGTTCGAGCAAGGCGGACACGAGGCCGACCGGTGCGTCCTGCGGCCACCCGACACCGCCCCTGCAGCGGGGGAGCCCAAACCGCCGTACACGCCGGAGACCGTGGAGCGGCTCCGGTCCATCGCCGACGTCATGGTGGACGCCGGGTACGTGACGGAGTGCACGCAGATGTTGCTGGTGGCACGCCGGAACGCGTTCGACGCGTCGGTGCGCGCGCTCGGGTACGAGAAGTCGAGCATCGACGTCGTCGTGCGGATGACGTGGGAGGCGCTGGAGACCGAGATTGTGACGTGGATCAAGGCGTTCAGGCACACCATCAACGTGGGCCTCTCCACGGAGCACGACCTCTGCGGCCGCGTCTTCAGCAGCAGCCACGCCAGCGTCGGCAGAGGCGTCTTCGCCGACCTGGCCCGCTGCATCATGCTCCACATGCTCAACTTCACGGAGGCCGTGGCCATGACACGCCACTCCGCCGAGAAGCTCTTCAAGGTGCTCGACATGTACGAGGCCGTCCGCGACTCATCCCCGGTCATCGACGCCTTCCTGTCCGCCTCCGCCGATGACGGATCCGCGAACGGCAACGCCCTGGCGGACCTCAAGACCGAGATCGCGGCCGCACGTTCCCGGATCGGCGAGTCGGCGGCCAGCATCTTCTGCGAGCTGGAGAGCTCCATCCGCGCGGACGCCGGCAAGCAGCCGGTCCCCGGCGGCGCCGTGCACCCGCTGACCCGCTACGTGATGAACTACCTCAAGTACACGTGCGAGTACAACAGCACGCTGGAGCAGGTGTTCCGGGAGCACCGGCGGAACGACGCCGTGGACGGGGAGGAGAACAACCCGTTCGCGGCGCAGCTGATGGAGGTGATGGAGCTCCTCCAGGGGAACCTGGAAGGGAAGTCGCGGCTGTACAAGGACCCGGCCCTGAGCAGCATCTTCCTGATGAACAACGGGCGGTACATGCTGCAGAAGATCcgggggtcgccggagacgaacgCGATGCTGGGCGAGACGTGGGCGCGGAAGCAGTCCACGAATCTGCGGCAGTACCACAAGAACTACCAGCGGGAGACGTGGAACCGGGTGCTCACCCTGCTCCGCGATGACGGCGTGCTCACCGTGAAGGGCCATGTGCAGAAGACGCTGCTCAAGGAACGGTTCAAGCAGTTCAACTCCGCCATGGACGATATCCAGAAGACGCAGGGGGCGTGGGTGGTGAGCGACGAGCAGCTGCAGTCGGAGCTCCGGGTTTCCATCGCCGCCGTGGTGGTGCCGGCGTACCGGTCGTTCCTGGGGCGGTTCGCGCAGACATTCAGCGCCGGGAGGCAGGCGGAGAAGTACGTGAAGCTGAGCGCGGAGGACCTGGAGGGGATCATCGACGAGCTCTTCGACGGTAACCCCTCGTCCATGAGTAGGAGGAGGACATGA